The proteins below are encoded in one region of Lactuca sativa cultivar Salinas chromosome 3, Lsat_Salinas_v11, whole genome shotgun sequence:
- the LOC128132723 gene encoding uncharacterized protein LOC128132723: MTAMMADGQVTKVDSIRVQSENDLFGYDSYTYLTWDDFEAVLTMDELTGAVIVSYMMVLFNKLKYGSPERDHGICFVNPAVISPSTRKGKSKNVDDASRGLADRLSKRKGNDIIFMPYNPGRHWVLGVLDMKSDTCYYLDSLSSGNFNMQLKQIVDSAMVLYTTQSGSNKRVKLNWVNVTCPVQPGSTECGYYMLRFMKEIVEEGIEVLVKDNIGDGKAEYTTADIDEIREEWSTFVTGFIYR, encoded by the exons ATGACTGCAATGATGGCTGATGGACAAGTTACAAAGGTTGATTCTATAAGAGTGCAGAGTGAGAATGATCTTTTTGGGTACGATAGTTACACGTACTTAACTTGGGATGATTTTGAAGCAGTTCTTACAATGGATGAGCTGACAGGTGCTGTTATTGTGTCTTATATGAT GGTGTTGTTTAACAAATTGAAGTATGGCTCCCCAGAAAGAGACCATGGAATTTGCTTTGTGAACCCGGCAGTAATCTCACCAAGTACGCGTAAAGGGAAATCTAAGAATGTTGACGATGCAAGCAGAGGTTTAGCAGATCGATTGTCTAAAAGAAAGGGCAATGACATCATCTTTATGCCCTACAATCCTGG AAGACATTGGGTATTGGGTGTACTAGACATGAAATCGGATACTTGCTATTATCTTGATTCCTTGAGCTCTGGCAATTTCAATATGCAGTTGAAGCAAATTGTTGATTC ggCAATGGTTTTGTACACTACACAAAGTGGATCCAACAAAAGGGTTAAACTAAATTGGGTTAATGTTACG TGTCCAGTTCAGCCCGGATCTACCGAATGTGGCTACTACATGCTAAGGTTCATGAAGGAGATAGTGGAAGAAGGAATTGAAGTGTTGGTCAAAGACAAT ATCGGGGATGGCAAAGCTGAGTACACAACTGCTGATATCGATGAGATACGTGAAGAATGGTCAACGTTTGTTACAGGCTTCATTTATCGATGA